One region of Brachybacterium saurashtrense genomic DNA includes:
- a CDS encoding cell division protein CrgA, with protein sequence MARSRKKSSSTAASRAKAAASEDTTPRAADEAAPEDPSADETPADAVEDDAAEGGKDSSDAKAATASRAKDPVRRKGGAGKSAAGKSGAGKTAAKTAGGEVTEKAKDSTRSTSVKKAAAEEGRRTTGRRVAAAPQNPAWLAPTAVVCLVLGLLYLVTYYISAGQLPLPIGDWNLAAGFGVLLVGGGMLMFWK encoded by the coding sequence ATGGCCAGGAGCAGGAAGAAGTCGTCCAGCACGGCGGCGTCGCGCGCGAAGGCCGCCGCCTCGGAGGACACGACGCCCCGCGCCGCCGACGAGGCCGCCCCCGAGGATCCCTCCGCGGACGAGACCCCCGCGGACGCCGTCGAGGACGACGCCGCCGAGGGCGGGAAGGACTCATCCGACGCGAAGGCCGCGACCGCCTCCCGCGCGAAGGATCCCGTGCGCCGCAAGGGCGGGGCCGGCAAGAGCGCGGCCGGGAAGTCCGGCGCCGGGAAAACCGCGGCGAAGACCGCCGGCGGCGAGGTCACCGAGAAGGCGAAGGACTCCACCCGCTCCACCTCGGTGAAGAAGGCGGCGGCGGAGGAGGGCCGGCGCACCACCGGACGGCGCGTCGCCGCCGCCCCGCAGAACCCGGCCTGGCTGGCACCCACCGCCGTGGTGTGCCTCGTCCTGGGGCTGCTGTACCTGGTCACCTACTACATCTCCGCCGGCCAGCTGCCGCTGCCGATCGGGGACTGGAACCTCGCCGCGGGCTTCGGCGTGCTGCTGGTGGGCGGCGGCATGCTGATGTTCTGGAAGTAG
- a CDS encoding serine/threonine-protein kinase produces the protein MRTEAGLVLEGRYELTSLIATGGMGQVWKGRDQELDREVAIKVLREEYAGDEGFLKRFRAEARHTAALSHEGIAALYDYGELDGRAYIVMELCPGRPLSEIIEENPGGLPEKRVVSLLIELARALDAAHSKGVVHRDVKPENVLVDEADDWSMKITDFGIARSKDQARLTKTGLVMGTAQYLAPEQAMGKQATSLSDIYALGIVGYEMLAGRRPFTGASQVEIAMAQVKQQPPELPAAIGEDLRRLVMMMLAKAPANRPRSAAAVSRILEAIQRGVEPRFTTGAIPVTKVEDHDWTGENRVRGEGGADRRPGASPTGTRTAAMPLPMSGRGRGIRHRSGASGPSALSASSASSAPRRSARSARSAGSGTSGASASSTGSARSAPSARSAQSARSAPSAASASSPAVAPGAGRPGSRTPGAATGSPAAADGTGRAPGVAAFDGVDTPTSARTVRGTSTGRRLGGLSLPGLVLLLLVAVAILAAVAGGMGLLPLGAAGGDGAQISPLTAGVALSATTMDGSVGATTA, from the coding sequence ATGAGGACCGAAGCCGGGCTCGTGCTCGAAGGACGCTACGAACTGACCTCGCTCATCGCCACGGGCGGGATGGGCCAGGTGTGGAAGGGGCGCGACCAGGAGCTGGATCGCGAGGTCGCGATCAAGGTGCTGCGCGAGGAGTACGCGGGGGACGAGGGCTTCCTCAAGCGCTTCCGCGCCGAGGCCCGCCACACCGCCGCGCTCTCGCACGAGGGCATCGCGGCGCTGTACGACTACGGCGAGCTCGACGGCCGCGCGTACATCGTGATGGAGCTGTGCCCGGGCCGGCCGCTCTCCGAGATCATCGAGGAGAACCCCGGCGGGCTGCCCGAGAAGCGGGTGGTCTCGCTGCTCATCGAGCTGGCGCGGGCGCTGGACGCCGCCCACTCCAAGGGCGTGGTGCACCGCGACGTGAAGCCGGAGAACGTGCTGGTGGACGAGGCGGACGACTGGTCGATGAAGATCACGGACTTCGGCATCGCGCGCAGCAAGGACCAGGCCCGGCTCACCAAGACGGGCCTGGTGATGGGCACCGCCCAGTACCTCGCCCCCGAGCAGGCGATGGGCAAGCAGGCCACCTCGCTCTCCGACATCTACGCGCTGGGGATCGTGGGCTACGAGATGCTCGCCGGCCGGCGCCCGTTCACGGGCGCCAGCCAGGTGGAGATCGCGATGGCGCAGGTGAAGCAGCAGCCGCCGGAGCTGCCCGCGGCGATCGGCGAGGACCTGCGACGCCTGGTGATGATGATGCTGGCGAAGGCCCCGGCGAACCGTCCCCGCTCCGCGGCGGCGGTCTCGCGGATCCTCGAGGCGATCCAGCGCGGGGTGGAGCCGCGCTTCACCACCGGCGCGATTCCGGTGACGAAGGTGGAGGACCACGACTGGACCGGGGAGAACCGGGTGCGGGGCGAGGGCGGCGCGGACCGTCGTCCGGGCGCCTCGCCCACCGGCACCCGCACCGCGGCGATGCCGCTGCCGATGTCGGGCCGGGGTCGCGGCATCCGGCACCGCTCCGGCGCCTCGGGGCCCTCGGCGCTCTCGGCCTCCTCGGCGAGCTCCGCCCCGCGACGCAGCGCCCGCTCGGCACGCTCGGCGGGTTCCGGCACCTCCGGCGCGTCGGCGTCGTCGACGGGCTCGGCCCGGTCGGCGCCGTCGGCCCGCTCCGCCCAGTCCGCCCGCTCGGCGCCGTCGGCGGCCTCGGCCTCCTCGCCCGCCGTGGCGCCGGGCGCCGGACGGCCGGGCTCCCGCACCCCGGGGGCGGCGACCGGCTCGCCCGCGGCGGCCGACGGGACGGGGCGCGCGCCCGGCGTCGCCGCCTTCGACGGGGTGGACACGCCCACCTCGGCGCGCACGGTCCGCGGCACCTCTACGGGCCGACGGCTGGGCGGGCTGTCCCTGCCGGGCCTGGTGCTGCTGCTGCTCGTGGCGGTGGCGATCCTGGCCGCGGTCGCGGGCGGGATGGGGCTGCTGCCGCTGGGCGCGGCCGGGGGCGATGGGGCGCAGATCTCACCGCTGACCGCAGGTGTCGCGCTGTCAGCAACTACGATGGACGGATCGGTCGGGGCGACCACGGCATGA
- a CDS encoding DUF881 domain-containing protein, producing MAADGVEGPAPRWRTRAGVALVMVLCGVLFATTARISGGGSLRDESSDVVGVLEERGRTIERLTEENATMRAEVEELRSGQADAPSAERTAQVSDAVGLSEVTGPALRITLTDAPSSVPGAEPNDLVVHQQDLEAYINALWLGGAEAMMLQDQRVINGSAFRCAGNTLLLEGRVYSPPFVVTVIGPVDDMLAALDDAPGVQVYREWVDHVGLGEKVETLETTTLPAFEGSLTVDATVAR from the coding sequence ATGGCTGCAGACGGCGTCGAGGGTCCCGCCCCGCGCTGGCGCACCCGGGCCGGGGTGGCGCTGGTGATGGTGCTGTGCGGCGTCCTGTTCGCCACCACGGCCCGCATCTCCGGCGGCGGCTCCCTCCGCGACGAGAGCAGCGACGTGGTGGGTGTGCTCGAGGAGCGCGGCCGCACCATCGAACGGCTCACCGAGGAGAACGCGACCATGCGCGCCGAGGTGGAGGAGCTGCGCAGCGGCCAGGCCGACGCCCCCTCCGCGGAGCGCACCGCGCAGGTCTCCGACGCCGTGGGACTCAGCGAGGTGACCGGCCCCGCCCTGCGGATCACCCTCACCGACGCCCCCTCCAGCGTGCCCGGCGCCGAGCCCAACGACCTCGTGGTTCACCAGCAGGACCTCGAGGCGTACATCAACGCGCTCTGGCTCGGCGGCGCGGAGGCGATGATGCTGCAGGACCAGCGGGTGATCAACGGCAGCGCCTTCCGCTGCGCCGGCAACACCCTGCTGCTCGAGGGCCGGGTGTACTCCCCGCCCTTCGTGGTCACGGTGATCGGCCCCGTGGACGACATGCTCGCCGCCCTCGACGACGCGCCCGGGGTGCAGGTGTACCGCGAATGGGTGGACCACGTGGGCCTGGGCGAGAAGGTCGAGACGCTCGAGACCACCACCCTGCCCGCCTTCGAGGGCTCCCTCACCGTGGACGCGACGGTGGCCCGATGA
- a CDS encoding cation diffusion facilitator family transporter, with amino-acid sequence MHHSPGHTPSAPAHHHHDHDHDHDHGHSHDQDHPHGHGHPHDHGTGPWARLRHTLTPHSHDHGEAIRTAEESSALGLRAAWVSLAGMGATALLQIVIVALSGSVALLADTLHNLGHLATTIPLIIAFRLGRRSPTRTYSHGFRRAEDLVGLLIGAVIALSAALIVWESVRALTTARDMTHLGWVLAAALVGAAGNEIVARYRIRAGRRIGSAALIAEGQHARTDALTSLAVVLGVLGAWVGLPWIDPVIGLVIAAVVVMVLVASMRTVIRRLMDGVEPGTLDTVESVAAGTDGVLGVHEARARWSGHRLEAELAVALDPALPLADAAAILAAVERRLHEALPHLDRAGVRPTTAPAAR; translated from the coding sequence GTGCACCACTCCCCCGGCCACACGCCCTCCGCTCCCGCGCACCACCACCACGACCACGACCACGACCACGACCACGGTCATTCGCACGACCAGGACCACCCGCACGGCCACGGCCACCCTCACGACCACGGCACCGGCCCCTGGGCGCGCCTGCGCCACACCCTCACCCCTCACAGCCACGACCACGGCGAGGCGATCCGCACCGCCGAGGAGTCGAGCGCGCTCGGGCTGCGCGCCGCCTGGGTGAGCCTCGCCGGGATGGGCGCCACCGCGCTGCTGCAGATCGTGATCGTGGCGCTCAGCGGCTCCGTGGCGCTGCTGGCAGACACGCTCCACAACCTCGGCCACCTCGCCACCACGATCCCGCTGATCATCGCGTTCCGACTGGGCCGGCGCTCCCCCACCCGCACCTACAGCCACGGCTTCCGCCGCGCGGAGGACCTCGTGGGGCTGCTCATCGGGGCGGTGATCGCGCTCTCCGCGGCGCTGATCGTGTGGGAGTCCGTGCGGGCGCTCACCACGGCGCGGGACATGACCCATCTGGGCTGGGTGCTGGCGGCCGCGCTGGTCGGCGCGGCCGGCAACGAGATCGTGGCCCGCTACCGGATCCGGGCGGGCCGACGGATCGGCTCGGCCGCGCTGATCGCGGAAGGTCAGCACGCCCGCACCGACGCGCTCACCTCGCTGGCCGTGGTGCTCGGCGTGCTCGGGGCCTGGGTGGGCCTTCCCTGGATCGATCCGGTCATCGGCCTGGTGATCGCCGCCGTGGTGGTGATGGTGCTGGTCGCCTCGATGCGCACCGTGATCCGCCGGCTGATGGACGGCGTCGAGCCGGGCACCCTGGACACCGTGGAATCCGTGGCCGCGGGCACCGACGGGGTGCTCGGCGTGCACGAGGCACGGGCCCGGTGGAGCGGCCACCGGCTCGAGGCCGAGCTCGCGGTCGCCCTCGACCCCGCGCTGCCCCTCGCCGACGCCGCCGCGATCCTCGCCGCCGTGGAGCGACGCCTGCACGAGGCGCTCCCGCACCTGGACCGCGCCGGCGTGCGCCCGACGACGGCGCCGGCCGCCCGCTGA
- a CDS encoding peptidoglycan D,D-transpeptidase FtsI family protein, whose product MNRPLRHVWLVVSVLFVLLFTSTTYFQVIAQGRLNAHGQNDRTLYNEYGRHRGPIVVDGHAIAVSQSSDDTYGYLRTYDPGAMYAPVTGYYSVVYGFTGLERSLNDTLSGEADALFYHRISDILSGRQGRGATVELTLDAAAQEAAWDALDGRRGSVVALDPETGAVLAMVSSPSYDPNQLASHDSAAVNEAWTALQEDPDRPLTNRAIGGDLYPPGSSFKLVVAAAALETGEYTAESEIPGPGTWQLPNSSAVMNNHAAGGTEPCGPEDTSTLADALRQSCNTSFAMLGVDLGQEQLRETAEEFGFGQSLEIPMSVTPSTLGEDLDDAQLATTSIGQYETRVTPLQMAMVAGAFANDGVVMQPQLVQAVRTSDLTAVSELTPQELGQPVTAANAAQMRQMMVGVVEDGTGTAAAIDGVEVGGKTGTAQWGEDRTPHSWYVGYGQLEDRKIALAVVVEEGGYGSRTAAPIAQDVMEAVILP is encoded by the coding sequence ATGAACCGGCCGCTGCGCCACGTGTGGCTGGTGGTGAGCGTGCTGTTCGTGCTGCTGTTCACCTCCACCACCTACTTCCAGGTGATCGCCCAGGGGCGGCTGAACGCCCACGGGCAGAACGACCGCACGCTGTACAACGAGTACGGGCGCCACCGCGGCCCGATCGTGGTGGACGGCCACGCGATCGCGGTCTCGCAGTCCTCGGACGACACCTACGGCTACCTGCGCACCTACGATCCGGGCGCGATGTACGCCCCGGTGACGGGCTACTACTCGGTGGTCTACGGCTTCACGGGCCTGGAGCGGTCGCTGAACGACACCCTCTCCGGCGAGGCCGACGCGCTGTTCTACCACCGCATCTCGGACATCCTCTCCGGCCGGCAGGGGCGCGGGGCCACCGTGGAGCTGACCCTCGACGCCGCCGCCCAGGAGGCCGCCTGGGACGCCCTGGACGGTCGCCGCGGCAGCGTGGTCGCGCTGGATCCGGAGACGGGCGCGGTGCTGGCGATGGTCTCCTCCCCCAGCTACGACCCCAATCAGCTCGCCTCGCACGACAGCGCCGCGGTGAACGAGGCGTGGACCGCGCTGCAGGAGGACCCGGACCGCCCGCTGACGAACCGGGCCATCGGCGGTGACCTGTACCCGCCGGGCTCCTCGTTCAAGCTGGTGGTGGCCGCGGCCGCGCTCGAGACCGGAGAGTACACGGCGGAGTCGGAGATCCCGGGGCCGGGCACCTGGCAGCTGCCGAACTCGAGCGCGGTGATGAATAACCACGCCGCCGGCGGCACCGAGCCGTGCGGGCCCGAGGACACCTCCACGCTGGCCGACGCGCTGCGCCAGTCCTGCAACACCTCCTTCGCGATGCTCGGTGTGGACCTCGGCCAGGAGCAGCTGCGCGAGACGGCGGAGGAGTTCGGCTTCGGGCAGTCCCTGGAGATCCCGATGTCGGTGACCCCGTCCACGCTCGGCGAGGACCTGGACGACGCCCAGCTCGCCACCACGTCGATCGGTCAGTACGAGACCCGGGTGACGCCGCTGCAGATGGCGATGGTGGCCGGGGCGTTCGCGAACGACGGCGTGGTGATGCAGCCGCAGCTGGTGCAGGCCGTGCGCACCAGCGACCTCACCGCCGTCTCCGAGCTCACGCCGCAGGAGCTGGGACAGCCGGTGACCGCCGCGAACGCCGCCCAGATGCGGCAGATGATGGTGGGCGTGGTCGAGGACGGCACCGGCACCGCGGCGGCGATCGACGGCGTCGAGGTGGGCGGCAAGACGGGCACCGCCCAGTGGGGCGAGGACCGCACACCGCACTCCTGGTACGTGGGGTACGGACAGCTGGAGGACCGGAAGATCGCGCTGGCGGTCGTGGTCGAGGAGGGCGGATACGGGTCGCGGACCGCGGCGCCGATCGCCCAGGACGTGATGGAGGCGGTGATCCTGCCATGA
- a CDS encoding LppM family (lipo)protein: protein MTSISTRRRLLAALLLPFVMVLAGCGKLHADFDIQDVDRIDATFDVAIDEEFAAGSWSSADEFCQDAEGETLVDDADAPTVEPYEEDGRFGCVITGVITSDDYDSEFSLTEEDGEYHLVMSGDPSIDTSEIEGYGLEIDFRMTFTFPGEILEAPGGQIDGSSVTYTEMDVLAQGIDIRAEAGGSFPWVIVLVVVLVLGFLLLLVLAAAIFLVVRSRRKKNAAGTAAPAAYGAAAAMPGTAQPAPGGSQGSPQGQPWGQASPPPAAPPQGEQPWSRPPQDGQQWGQQPDPGQQPPQPPQR, encoded by the coding sequence ATGACCAGCATCTCGACGCGGCGCAGACTCCTCGCCGCTCTCCTCCTGCCCTTCGTCATGGTGCTCGCCGGGTGCGGGAAGCTCCATGCCGACTTCGACATCCAGGACGTCGACAGGATCGACGCCACCTTCGACGTCGCGATCGACGAGGAGTTCGCCGCCGGCAGCTGGAGCAGCGCCGACGAGTTCTGCCAGGACGCCGAGGGCGAGACCCTGGTGGACGACGCCGATGCGCCCACCGTCGAGCCCTATGAGGAGGACGGCCGGTTCGGCTGCGTGATCACCGGCGTGATCACCAGCGACGACTACGACTCCGAGTTCAGCCTCACCGAGGAGGACGGCGAGTACCACCTGGTGATGAGCGGCGACCCGTCGATCGATACCTCGGAGATCGAGGGCTACGGCCTCGAGATCGACTTCCGCATGACCTTCACCTTCCCCGGCGAGATCCTCGAGGCTCCCGGCGGGCAGATCGACGGCAGCTCCGTCACCTACACCGAGATGGACGTCCTCGCCCAGGGCATCGACATCCGCGCCGAGGCGGGCGGGAGCTTCCCGTGGGTGATCGTGCTGGTGGTGGTGCTGGTGCTGGGCTTCCTGCTGCTGCTCGTGCTCGCCGCGGCGATCTTCCTGGTGGTCCGCTCGCGCAGGAAGAAGAACGCCGCGGGCACCGCCGCCCCGGCGGCCTACGGCGCGGCGGCCGCGATGCCTGGCACCGCACAGCCCGCACCGGGCGGCTCCCAGGGCAGCCCGCAGGGGCAGCCGTGGGGCCAGGCCTCCCCGCCGCCGGCCGCACCGCCGCAGGGCGAGCAGCCCTGGAGCCGGCCCCCGCAGGACGGTCAGCAGTGGGGGCAGCAGCCCGATCCGGGCCAGCAGCCGCCCCAGCCCCCGCAGCGGTGA
- a CDS encoding ArsR/SmtB family transcription factor gives MHPTPVHAVPDDEHAQIASSTFRMLADATRVKILWALFAQEASVNALAEAVGAAPAAVSQHLAKLRLAGLVESRREGTFAYYRATDPHVRRLLAEALSHAEHVTGAARGDDPHSY, from the coding sequence ATGCATCCCACCCCCGTGCACGCGGTGCCGGACGACGAGCACGCGCAGATCGCCTCGAGCACGTTCCGGATGCTCGCCGACGCCACCCGCGTGAAGATCCTCTGGGCCCTGTTCGCGCAGGAGGCCAGCGTGAACGCGCTGGCGGAGGCGGTCGGGGCCGCCCCGGCCGCGGTGAGTCAGCACCTCGCGAAGCTGCGGCTCGCCGGCCTGGTGGAGAGCCGCAGGGAGGGCACCTTCGCCTACTACCGGGCCACGGACCCCCACGTGCGCCGCCTGCTCGCGGAGGCGCTCTCCCACGCCGAGCACGTCACCGGCGCCGCACGCGGGGACGATCCGCACAGCTACTGA
- the pknB gene encoding Stk1 family PASTA domain-containing Ser/Thr kinase: MSEETVVLGGRYRLGKILGTGGMAEVFLAEDTRLHRTVAVKVLRADLARDANFQERFRREAHSAASLNHPSIVAVYDTGEEQQSTVTGAEITIPFIVMEYVQGRTLRELIDPEHPMDAHQAGEIMAALLSALEYSHRAGIVHRDIKPGNIMIDESGTVKVMDFGIARAIADATSAMTATQAVMGTAQYLSPEQARGQLVDARSDIYSAACVMYEMLTGRPPFTGDTPVSIAYQHVREEPHPPSAYNPAIVPAMDAVILTGLTKDREARYPSAVAFSRDIAAVVSGRAPALVSAAASGGEDPEATTVLGPVGAATEALPLGAGAAAGMAAQNWSGSSATTPTTGPLALHTAEEVEPAEEERRRPWWLIILVIIAVLALVGAALAVLRPWDQEPETVTVPAVVGETEEDAGTILREQGLDPQFTQVESAEVEAGLVISTDPGEGEEVSPGATVAVSVSSGPEATEVPDVVDMSREDAEQALEDAGLVAEYVDSEDTKQKERGVVVRSQPAAGSSAQRGDTVQIWDATGSYTVPDVTLTDVDSATATLEDIGFTVDTSERADGDHEEGTVLEQTPPSGSSESIGATIRLVVAAPQGPVAVPNVTGQTLADARTALSDAGFGHESTEEHSDSVEEGRVIRTEPGANEEVERGSTITIVVSSGPEPTPDPTPTEEPSESPTEEPSETPSETESDSPGNSGNGNGNGNAGTGQGTGNG, encoded by the coding sequence GTGAGCGAAGAGACGGTGGTCCTGGGCGGACGCTACCGGCTGGGGAAGATCCTCGGCACCGGCGGCATGGCCGAGGTGTTCCTGGCCGAGGACACCCGCCTGCACCGCACGGTCGCCGTGAAGGTGCTCCGTGCCGATCTCGCCCGGGACGCGAACTTCCAGGAGCGGTTCCGCCGTGAGGCGCACAGCGCCGCCTCGTTGAACCATCCCTCCATCGTCGCGGTGTACGACACCGGCGAGGAGCAGCAGAGCACCGTCACCGGGGCCGAGATCACGATCCCCTTCATCGTGATGGAGTACGTGCAGGGCCGCACCCTGCGCGAGCTGATCGATCCCGAGCACCCGATGGACGCCCACCAGGCCGGGGAGATCATGGCGGCGCTGCTGAGCGCCCTGGAGTACTCGCACCGGGCGGGCATCGTGCACCGGGACATCAAGCCCGGCAACATCATGATCGACGAGTCCGGCACGGTGAAGGTGATGGACTTCGGCATCGCCCGCGCGATCGCGGACGCGACCAGCGCGATGACCGCCACCCAGGCCGTGATGGGCACCGCCCAGTACCTCTCCCCCGAGCAGGCGCGCGGGCAGCTCGTCGACGCCCGCTCGGACATCTACTCCGCCGCCTGCGTGATGTACGAGATGCTCACGGGCCGCCCGCCGTTCACCGGCGACACCCCCGTCTCGATCGCGTACCAGCACGTGCGCGAGGAGCCGCACCCGCCCTCGGCGTACAACCCCGCGATCGTGCCGGCGATGGACGCCGTGATCCTCACGGGCCTGACCAAGGACCGCGAGGCCCGCTACCCGAGCGCCGTCGCCTTCTCCCGGGACATCGCCGCGGTGGTGTCCGGGCGGGCGCCGGCGCTGGTGAGCGCCGCCGCCTCCGGCGGCGAGGACCCGGAGGCGACGACGGTGCTGGGCCCGGTGGGCGCGGCCACGGAGGCGCTGCCGCTGGGCGCCGGGGCCGCGGCGGGCATGGCCGCCCAGAACTGGTCCGGCAGCTCCGCGACCACCCCCACCACCGGTCCGCTGGCCCTGCACACCGCCGAGGAGGTCGAACCGGCCGAGGAGGAGCGCCGCCGGCCCTGGTGGCTGATCATCCTGGTGATCATCGCGGTGCTGGCCCTGGTGGGCGCGGCGCTGGCGGTGCTGCGCCCCTGGGACCAGGAGCCGGAGACGGTCACGGTCCCGGCCGTGGTCGGGGAGACGGAGGAGGACGCGGGCACGATACTGCGCGAGCAGGGGCTGGACCCGCAGTTCACGCAGGTGGAGTCCGCGGAGGTCGAGGCGGGCCTGGTGATCTCCACCGATCCCGGCGAGGGCGAGGAGGTCTCCCCCGGCGCCACCGTCGCGGTGAGCGTCTCCAGCGGCCCCGAGGCCACGGAGGTCCCGGACGTGGTGGACATGTCCCGCGAGGACGCGGAGCAGGCACTGGAGGATGCCGGCCTGGTCGCCGAGTACGTGGACAGCGAGGACACCAAGCAGAAGGAGCGCGGCGTGGTGGTGCGCTCCCAGCCCGCCGCCGGCAGCTCCGCGCAGCGCGGGGACACGGTGCAGATCTGGGACGCGACCGGCAGCTACACCGTCCCGGACGTCACCCTCACGGACGTGGACAGCGCCACCGCGACGCTCGAGGACATCGGCTTCACGGTCGACACCAGCGAGCGCGCGGACGGCGACCACGAGGAGGGCACGGTGCTCGAGCAGACCCCGCCCAGCGGCTCCTCGGAGTCGATCGGCGCCACCATCCGCCTGGTGGTCGCCGCGCCGCAGGGCCCGGTCGCGGTCCCGAACGTCACCGGGCAGACCCTCGCCGACGCCCGCACGGCGCTCTCGGACGCGGGCTTCGGCCACGAGTCCACCGAGGAGCACTCGGACTCCGTCGAGGAGGGCCGCGTGATCCGCACCGAGCCGGGGGCGAACGAGGAGGTGGAGCGCGGCTCCACGATCACCATCGTGGTCTCCTCGGGGCCGGAGCCCACCCCGGACCCGACCCCCACCGAGGAGCCCTCGGAGAGTCCCACGGAGGAGCCCTCGGAGACGCCCAGCGAGACCGAGTCCGACTCCCCGGGCAACAGCGGCAACGGCAACGGCAACGGCAATGCCGGGACGGGACAGGGGACCGGCAATGGCTGA
- a CDS encoding anthranilate synthase component II has product MAETTSGSRRAARILVIDNYDSFVFTIVGYLQQMGAETVVVRNDEVPETAQGAVDLAGFDGVLVSPGPGNPTTAGRSLEVIGACAEGEVPMLGVCLGHQALGQHFGATVDHAPQLMHGRTSALTHEGRSVFAGAPSPMTATRYHSLTVVPETIPAQLEVTARTADGMVMGLAHRTLPLHGVQFHPESVLTENGHLMLARFLELCDGRDAAERSAGLKPLMTAG; this is encoded by the coding sequence ATGGCTGAGACGACGAGCGGGTCGCGCCGCGCCGCCCGGATCCTGGTGATCGACAACTACGACAGCTTCGTGTTCACCATCGTGGGCTACCTCCAGCAGATGGGCGCGGAGACCGTGGTGGTCCGCAACGACGAGGTGCCCGAGACGGCGCAGGGCGCCGTGGACCTCGCCGGCTTCGACGGGGTGCTGGTCTCCCCCGGCCCCGGCAACCCCACCACCGCCGGGCGCTCGCTCGAGGTGATCGGCGCGTGCGCGGAGGGCGAGGTGCCGATGCTCGGGGTGTGCCTGGGCCACCAGGCCCTCGGCCAGCACTTCGGCGCGACGGTGGATCACGCCCCGCAGCTGATGCACGGGCGCACCAGCGCGCTCACCCATGAGGGGCGCAGCGTGTTCGCCGGCGCCCCCTCCCCCATGACCGCCACCCGCTACCACTCGCTCACGGTGGTGCCGGAGACGATCCCGGCGCAGCTCGAGGTCACGGCCCGCACCGCCGACGGCATGGTGATGGGCCTGGCGCATCGCACGCTGCCGCTGCACGGGGTGCAGTTCCATCCCGAGTCGGTGCTCACCGAGAACGGCCACCTGATGCTGGCCCGCTTCCTGGAGCTGTGCGACGGCCGCGACGCCGCCGAGCGCTCCGCGGGGCTGAAGCCCCTGATGACCGCCGGCTGA
- a CDS encoding class E sortase, with protein MSPTHRAGGAAPRGSRAGALVGILGELLLTLGALLALFLVWQLWWTDVVAGREQTGIIDGLEQEWGAVDDERIAPAQEGEPPVPETPQDTLVWATMHVPAFDRVEFPLAEGVGMEDVLNVKGAGHYPETALPGEIGNMAVAGHRNTYGRVFEDIARLEPGDPIVVETADAFYVYEVTESLIVQPQDVEVIAPTPGAPDVPPTERMLTLTACHPMYSARERYIVHAEFAYWTDRADGIPEALATAAQGSDGGQAAGPTADDGALRAAPVSITPEVQ; from the coding sequence ATGAGCCCCACCCATCGCGCCGGCGGCGCGGCGCCCCGCGGGAGTCGTGCGGGCGCGCTGGTGGGGATCCTCGGCGAGCTGCTGCTCACCCTCGGCGCCCTGCTCGCCCTGTTCCTGGTGTGGCAGCTGTGGTGGACCGACGTGGTCGCCGGCCGCGAGCAGACGGGCATCATCGACGGCCTCGAGCAGGAGTGGGGCGCGGTCGACGACGAACGCATCGCGCCCGCCCAGGAGGGCGAGCCACCGGTGCCCGAGACCCCGCAGGACACCCTGGTGTGGGCCACCATGCACGTGCCCGCCTTCGACCGCGTCGAGTTCCCGCTGGCCGAGGGCGTGGGCATGGAGGACGTGCTCAACGTCAAGGGCGCCGGGCACTATCCCGAGACCGCCCTGCCCGGCGAGATCGGGAACATGGCCGTGGCCGGGCACCGCAACACCTACGGGCGGGTGTTCGAGGACATCGCCCGGCTCGAGCCGGGGGACCCGATCGTGGTGGAGACCGCCGACGCCTTCTACGTGTACGAGGTGACCGAGTCGCTGATCGTGCAGCCGCAGGACGTCGAGGTGATCGCCCCGACGCCGGGCGCCCCGGACGTGCCGCCCACCGAGCGGATGCTGACCCTCACCGCCTGCCACCCGATGTACTCCGCCCGCGAGCGCTACATCGTCCACGCCGAGTTCGCGTACTGGACCGACCGCGCCGACGGGATCCCCGAGGCGCTCGCCACCGCGGCGCAGGGCTCCGACGGCGGCCAGGCGGCGGGCCCGACGGCCGACGACGGCGCGCTCCGCGCGGCCCCTGTATCGATCACCCCGGAGGTGCAGTGA